Within the Stenotrophomonas maltophilia genome, the region GCGGGTGTGACCGTCGTGGCCCGAAGGTCCTGCTACCCCCTGTGCGACGTGGGGCGGATCGTCTAGGGTGGGCACGCCCGGGCAATGCATGCCCGTCTGTCTGCCAAGGATCTGCAATGCACACTGTTCCGACCCACAAGCCGTCTCCCGCCTTCGTCGCCGCTTCGTGGGTGGCGCTGCTGCTTGGCGCGGTGGCTTATCTGATCGGCCTGTTCAACGCCGAAATGGCCCTGAACGAGAAGGGCTACTACCTGGCGCTGCTGCTTTATGGCCTGTTCGCGGCGGTATCGCTGCAGAAGAGCGTGCGCGACCGCGTGGAGGGCATCCCGGTCAGCGGCCTGTACTACGCGCTGTGCTGGTTCGCCCTGCTGTCGGCGCTGCTGCTGTTGCTGGTGGGCCTGTGGAATGCCACGTTGCTGTTGAGCGAGAAGGGCTTCTACGCCATGGCCTTCGCACTTGCGCTGTTCGGCGCGGTCGCGGTGCAGAAGAACACCCGCGACCTGATCGCCGCCAACGGCGGCAATCCACGCGGTCAGGCCGTGCCGCCGCTGCCGGAACACGACTGACCCCCGGATTGCGCAGAGCCGGGACCAGCCCGGCTCTGCCGCAGTGCCGAAGGACAGCCGGGCATGGCCCGGCCGCAGCGCGGCGTGCCCTCAGGTGCCGCGCGGTACGCCCCGGTCCAGGCGCTGGTCGAGGTTGACCGCTTCTTCCCAGCCGCGGCGGACGGCGTTGCGGGCCTGCGCCCACTCCAGCCGGCTCTTGCCGCGCTCGTTCGCCCAGCGTGACTCGAGTTCGGCTTCCACCTCTTCGTACGCGCGGATCATGTCCTGCGCACGGGCAGCGTGGCCGATGCGATAGGCCGGCTCGTAGTCCTCGAAGAACAGCTGGTTGTCGTAATAGGGTTCAGCGGTGTAACGCTCGCGCCAGAAGTCGGAAACGGCCTGGCGCGGTGCGCTGTCATCCGGCACGCGGCCGGGGATCTGGTACTCGGGGCTCATCGATCGGGCTCCGTGGTGGATGAGCTTCGATCATGCCGCCATGGCGGTTAACGGTCCGGTCCGCTCGCGTGAAGGGAAGGTGTCCTCCATCCGCGCCGTCGCTGCCGATGATCAGGCGCCTACGTCCTTGCGCGGCAGTTTGTAGATCACTGCGCCGATGGCGAAGGCGACCAGTGCGGCGGCGATGTTCTGCCAGCTGGCACTGGCGAACAGGGCCAGGCAGAGCAGCAGGGCCAGGACCGGAATCAGCGGCCCGCCCGGCAGCTTCAGTGCGCCCGGCCGGTCGGCGTAGCGCTTGGCCAGCACCAGCACGGCCGCCGCGGTTCCGATATAGGCGAACAGTCGCGTGGTCATCGACAGCAGCGCCAACTGCACGAACGAACCGGACAGCGCCAGGCCGAGGGCGATCAGCCCCTGGCAGAAGATCGCGGCAGCCGGTGTGCGGAAGCGCGGATGGACCTGCGCGAGGATCTTCGGCCCGTAGCCATCGCGGGCAAGCGCGAACAGGAAGCGCGGGCCCATCATCATCGTATTGCTGTTGGTGCCGAGGATGGAGATGGTTGCACCGACGGTCAGGATCAACGCCAGTGCCTCACCGCCGAATCCGGCTGCGGCATCGGCCAGCGGTGTCGGCGACGACGCAAGCCCGGCCAGGGTGCCCTGCGCCACCACCTGCACCGCGCCGTAGATGACGGTGACGGTGATGATCATGGTGATCAACGCGAATGGAATGTCGCGACGGGGATTGCGGTACTCGCCGGCTGCCGCCGGGATGTTCTCGAAACCAGCGTAGGCATACAGCAGCAACAATGCGGCCTCACCCATGCGCTGCAGGTCGTGCGGGTCCGGGCGCTGGCCGGAGAACGCCAGCTGCGGATCGATGTAGAACGCGCCGATGGCCACGAACAGCAGCAGCGGCAGCATCTTGCCGATCACCAGCACGATGCCGGTGCGGGCCGCCGAGCGCACGCCGATGATGTTCACGCCGGTCAGGAAACCCAGCGACAGCACGATCACGGCAAGGCGACCCGTGCCGGCCCCGGCCCAGGGCCAGAAGCGCGCGACCGCATCGGCCAGCGCATTGCTGAGTGCGGCCGCCGAGCTGATACGGGTCAGCCAGATCATCCAGCCGATCTCGAAGCCGGCGAAGCGGCCAAAGGCTTCGCGGGCATACAGATAGCTGCCGCCGGGTTCATCGAAGTAACTGGCGGCCTGCGCGTAGCACAGCACCAGCAGGGCCACCACGATGCCGGCGGCGACCACGCCCCACAGGCTGAAGGGGCCCAGCAGGGCGACGGTGGCCGCCGGCAGCAGATAGATGCCGCTGCCGATCACGTCGTTGATCGACAGGCCGACGATCTGCCAGCGGCTGACCGCGCGCTGCAGCTGCGGTTCGTCCGGGGCGCTCAACGCAACGCTCCGGTCAGGGCCGGCAGCTGCCACGGCCCCTGCAGGTTGTCGTACTCCGTCTTGGGCAGCAGGACGAAGACCGCGCGCGTGTCCGGCTTCAGCCAGGCCAGCAGGGCCGTCATGTGGCGCGGCTCCATTGCCGTACAACCGGCCGTGGCCTCGCCCGGTTTGCGCCAGAGGTGGGCGAAGATGCAACTGCCCTTGCCCGGCCTGCGGCTGCTGTTGTGCTCGATCACGAAGCCCTCGCGGTAGCGAACATCGCCCTTGTTGTGCAGGTCCAGCCGCATCGGTTCGGTGGAGCCTTCCACTGCGGCGGTACCTACGTCCGCCGCATCGACGATGCGGTTGTAGTAGCGCGAGGCGGGTACATCCATGCAGTAGTGGCTGGCCGTCATCGGCAGATACGGCATCGCGCTGGCGATCGTCGGCGCGTAGCCGAACGCGGGGCCGATATCGAAGACGCCGGCCGGACTGCGCCCGTCGCCTTCCGTCTTCTGCGGCCCCTGGTTGTGCAGCGACGCACGGCCCACGCCCCACGCGCTGCCCTCACGCCCCACGGCCACGGTGAAGGCCGGGCCGTGCGGGCGCCACGTGTCGTCGCTGCTCCTGCGCTCATAGGCCTGCAGCCGGCCCTGGGTGGCATCCCAGCTGTCGGTGACCACCACGATGGCCTGCAGACTGCGCGCCATCGGCGGCAGCAGGGAGAGCGCGCCAGCGGGCAGCGCGGTGGCCAAAGCGGTGACAGCGAGGGCGGTACGCAGCAGCGGCAGCATCGTGGACTCCAGTGAACCAGGGGTCGATCAGGCGTCGATCAGGTGTTCGATCCGTTCCAGGTTCACCCCGAGCTGGCGGTGGCGGTCCGGGTTGGCATGGCACAAAAGCACGAAGACGAAGTCGAGCAGGGACTGCAGTGAAGCACGGTACAGCAGCTGCGCCACGTGCGGTGCGGGGTCATGGGCGCAGACCACCAGTGACTGGTCGGCATGTGCGCGCAGTGGGTTGGCGGTGTGGCGGGTGATCGACACCACCTTCCCGCCCACGTCCTGGAACTGCCGCGACAGCTGGAACAGCTGCGGCAGCTTGCCGAACTCGGAGAACACCAGCATGGCATCACCGGCCCGCGCCGCTGACAGGTTGGCCATCATCAGGATCGGATCGGCATGGTGCACGGTCAGCATGCCCAGCAGCGACAGTCGCATGGCGAACTCGCGCGCGTACAGGCCGTCATCGCCAAGGCCGTACACGAACACTTTGGGCGCCCTGTCGAGCAGTCGCACGATGGCCTCCACATCAGCCTGCGCATTGGCCAGGCTGGTCTCTTCCTCGGCGGCTGCCCGGCTCAGGCGCAGGCGCCCGGCGATGTCGGCGTAGTCATCGGCGCTCGGCGACGGTGGGCGTGCCTGCGGATCGTGGCCGGCGCGCGCCACGTCCTGGCCGATCGAGTACTTCAGGTCCGGATAACCCTTGAAGCCCAGCTTCTGGCTGAACTTCACCACGCTGGACTGGCTGATGCCCAGCGCGCTGGCCAGCTGCTGCGACGAGTAGTCGCGCAGCAGGTGCGCGTTGTCGAGGATGAAGTCGGCGATGCGGCGTTCGATGGCCGACATCTGCCCGCGCTCGGAGCGGATTTTCACCAGGGGTGGCATGGGGCTCAGCGTGGGTCCGGTTGCAGGAAGGGTAAGCGGGATCAACGGTCGGCGGTAGCGCCCGTGCAGCGGCCTACCAGCGCGGCGGCGTGATCATCTCCAGCCCGCGCACCTCGGTGATTCCCAGCCCCGGCGCATCGCTGATGGTGATCTCCGACTCGTTGAAGTTGACCCCGCCGCTGACCGGGTCGAACTGGCCCAGCGAAGGGCCGTCCAGGTCGACCTTGGTGATCACATCACTCCTGGCCACGGCCAGGTGCACGGCCGCGGCCACGCTGATGCTCGATTCGATCATGCAGCCGATCATGCACGGCACGCCGTAGATGCCGGCGATGTCGGCGATGCGGATGGCATTGGACAGGCCACCGGTCTTCATCAGCTTGATGTTGATGATGTCCGCCGCGCGCTGCTGGATCAGGTCCATCACCTGGCTGGGACTGAACACGCTCTCATCGGCCATGACGGGCGTGTTGACCCGGTCGGTCACGTACTTCAGGCCACTGATGTCGGCGGCCTTCACCGGCTGCTCCAGCAGCTCCAGCACCACCCCGGCATCCTCCAGCGTGCGCATCGCGTGCACCGCCTGCTTGGCGGTCCAGCCCTGGTTGGCGTCCAGGCGCAGCAGGGCGCGGCCTTCAACCGCCGCGTGGATCGCCTTGACCCGCTCGATGTCCAGGCCGATGTCCTTGCCGACCTTGATCTTCAGCGACTCGAAGCCACGCTCGATCGCCGACAGCGAATCGGCCACCATCTTGTCGATGTAGTCCACGCTGATGGTGATGTCGGTGGTGATGACCGGGTCGCCGCCGCCGAGCATCTGGTACAGCGGCGCACCATGCAGCTGCGCCCACAGGTCGTACAGGGCGATCTCCACTGCGGCCTTGGCGCTGGTATTGCGCTCCATCGACGTCTGCACCAGCCCGCACAGGCGGTTGAGGTTAGCAACGTCCTGCCCGATCAGGCGTGGAGCGATGAAGTGGCGGATCGCTTCGATGATCGAGCCATGCGTATCACCGGTGATCACCGCGGTGGCCGGCGCCTCGCCGTACCCGGTGTGGCCGCTGTCGGTGCGGATCAGCACCACCACGTCCTCCACGGTTTCCACGGTACGCAGGGCGGTCTTGAAGGGGGTCTTCAGCGGCACGCGCAGCATGCCCAGTTCAATGGCGGTGATCTTCATTCAGGGGTCTTGGCCCGCAGGCGCTGGATGTTGGTGATGCGGTCGATGTAGCGGACCGTGTCGCTGGCCATCATCGGCTCCAGCGGCGTGACCGAAACACCATTGAGATGGGCCTGCACACGCGTGCCGTCGGCGCCGAACCAGCTGCCGCCGGCCGTATCGTGGATGACCCAGGTGCGGCCGTCGACGTGGCCGATGGCCATCATCACATGGCCGGGGATGTAGACCAGATCACCGACCTGCAGGCCGGTGACGGCACGTTCGCGCGCGGCCTTGCCATCCCTGCTGGTGAACGGCAGGCGATCCAGTGCCGGGCTGATCGCCTGGGCGCTGGTATTGCGCGGCAGCAGCACGCCGAAGCTGCGGTAGATTTCCGAAACGAAGCCGCTGCAGTCGCGGGTATCGTAGTCATGGCCCCAGCCATAGCGCTCACCCAGGAACTTGAACGCCTGCTGCAACAGCCGGCGAGGGGTCAGCGGCAGGTAATCGGCGGCCGTGTCCTGCGAGCGCGGCAGCAGTGCCGGAACCAGCTTCAGTCGTCCATCGGCCTCGCGCACGGGCAGCTGCACCACCCATGAGGCGTGGGCCTGCTGGCCGTTGACCGGCGTGGCCGCAGGCCAGTCGGCCAGCACCGGCAGGCGCACGCCCATGTCCAGCTGCAGGCGCGAGACGCGCGGCTCTTCCGGCGTGTAGACGGTGTGCGCGGTGGCGCCGGTGACGATGCGGTACGGGCCGGCGCTGCCATAGCCGAGCACGCTGGTCTTGTCGCCGGTGGCCACGGCGTCCGTTTCGATCCATGCGCTGTAACGCTCGCTGTGCACGAACAACCAGCGGCCATCGCTGCTGCGATGGACCACGGCGACCTTGTCACCGGGGAACAGCGCCGATTCCTGGAAGCGATCGATATCGGTATCGCCCACCGTGCTGAAGACCCGCTCGCGGGTCGGGAAGGTGCGCAGTGCGGCACGCTTCACCACCAGCCCGTAGTCGGGCGCCACCTGTGCGGGAATCGCATCCAGGCCGAGGTTGGCTTCGATGGCCTTGCGCACTGCCGGCGCGATCGCCTGCCCCTTGGCGTTGTAGAGCGTACGCGTGGGCCAGCTCGACAGCGCCGTGATGCTGCTGCGTACCTGTGCCGCATCCAGCTGGGCGGGCAGGGCGGCGATGTCCTGGATATGGGCATCCTCTGCGCGCATCCGTGCGTTCTGCGCCTGGATCTGTGCGCGGTCGAGGATCGGCGCATCGGCATCGTCCAGCCGGGCGGCCCAGTAGTCCGGGGTCAGGTAAGCCTCGTGCAGACCGATCACATACGGCAGCGGCGCGCCCGGATCGGGCGCGGCAGCCTGCACGAAGGCCGGTGCGGCGAACAGGCACAGGGCCAGGGTCAACCGGCGCGGCCACTGCCGGCGCGGTTCGCGGGAAGCCAGGATCATGCGCAGCACACCCTCCTCGAATGCCTTAAGGAATATTTATTCCTTTCGCCTGCGAAAGCAAGGATAAATTATTGACCGGTCCTCCGGCCCGTGTTACACAGCCGTTACCACCCGCGCTTGGGAAGTGTCGCTGTGGATCCTGCCGTTCGCAAACCGCGTCTGCCTGCCGCCGCCGGCCTGTGTGCCGCGCTGCTGCTGTGGGCGTCGGCCACGCACGCGGCAGACGCGCGCGACAGCCGGCAGCTGCAGGTGATCGACCTGATCGACAGCGGGCGCTTCAGCGACGCCCAGGCGCTGCTGGCGACCGGGCGCGATGCTGCCGAAGACGCATTCCAGCGCGAGCGCATGCGCCGCATCCGCCTGGATTTTTCCCTCGACGAAGCGGCGGCCAAAGCGGCGGTGCGTCGCTGGATTCCGGATCTGACCGACGAGGAGTTCGCGCGCTGGGACCAGCTGGGGCTGATCGAGCACCTCGATATCGATGGCAGGCGCGCGTACTTCAAGCGCGCGCCCTCGAACCTGTTCCTGCTCAGCGATGAAGCGCGTGCACGCCGCCGCGCCGATGCACCGATGCCGTCTCCGGGCCCGAATGAAGTGCTCAACGCGCACCACGCACGTGTCGTTGCTGCTGCCGGTCAAAGCGGCCAGGGCTCGGTGCTGCCGCAGCGCATCGCGTTCACGCAGTCGCTCACGGTCAAGGCCGATGCGGTCCCGGCGGGCGAAACCGTTCGCGCCTGGATTCCCTATCCGCGCGAGATTCCAGGCCAGCAGGAGCGCGTGCAATGGCTTGGCAGTACACCGGACAAAGCACGCGTGGCACCCGCCGGTACCCTGCAGCGCACCGCCTATCTGGAAGCGAAGGCCGTCGCCGGGCAGCCCACGCGCTTCGAGATCCGTTATGCGGTCACCCTGTCCGCCCGCCACACGGCAATCGATCCGGCCCGGGTGCAGCCGACACCGGCCGACGCCGCGCTGCAGCCTTATCTGGGCGAACAGTTGCCGCATGTGCGTTTCACGCCGGCATTGAAACTGTTTTCCGACCAGGTGCTGCAGGGCGAAACACGCCCCTATGAGATCGTGCGCAGGCTGTTCGCGGCGGTCGATCGCATCCCATGGGCCGGCGCACGCGAGTATTCCACCCTCAGCAACATCAGCGACTACGCGCTGCGTGCCGGCCATGCCGACTGCGGCCAGCAGACGCTGCTGCTGATCGCGCTGCTGCGCATGAACGGCATTCCCGCGCGCTGGCAGTCGGGCATGGTGTTCTCCGACGATGGCAGCGGCTACAACAACCTGCATGACTGGGGACAGGTCTATCTGGCGCCGTATGGCTGGCTGCCGATGGATGTGACCACCGGTGCACTGGCCAGCGATGTACCTGCGCTGCGCGATTTCTACCTGGGTGGCCTCGACGGCTACCGCATCGCCTTCAACGACGATTTCGGCCAGCCGTTCGTGCCGGCCAAACAGCATTTCCGCTCGGAAACGGTCGACTCGCAGCGCGGCGAGGCCGAGTGGGCAGGCGGCAACCTGTACTTCGACCAATGGAGCTACGACTTCCAGTGGCAGGTACTGCCCGCCGGGCAACGCTAGCGCGACACACCACCATCGGCACCATTCAATTCTTGCAGGAGAGAGCAGGGGATGAAGGCATACAACATCAAGCGGGCGGCGCTGTGCGTCGCCCTGGGTACCTGTCTGGGCGTGATCGCGCCCGGCGCCTTCGCGCAGGATGGCTCCGTCGCCGGCCGGCTGGTCAGCGATGCCGGCCAGGTTCCCGCCGGCGCCACGGTCACGGTGCGCAATCCGGCCACCGGCTTCGTCCGCTCGGTACAGGCCGATGCCAACGGCAGCTATCGCATTCCGCTGCTGCCGGTGGGCACCTATGAGATGGAGGTGAGCCTGCCCGGCGGCGGTGCCAGCCGCGTCGGCCAGGTCACCGTCGGCCTGGGCAGCGCAACCACCGTCAATGTGCCGCTGGGTGCGGTCAGTACCCTGGGAACGGTGGAGGTGCGTGCGCCGCAGGTGGTATCGATGGTGGATGTGAAATCCACCGAATCGGCCACCAACATCACCCGTGAGGAGCTGTCGCGCCTGCCGGTGGACCGTGATATCACCGCCGTTGCGCTGCTGGCGCCGGGCGCAGTGAAGGGCAAGGGCTCGCTGGGCGGGCAGGGCATTTCGTTCGGCGGCTCATCAGTGGCCGAGAACACCGTGTACATCAATGGACTGAACGTCACCGACTTCTACAACCGGGTGGGCTTCTCGTCAGTACCGTTCTCCTTCTACCAGGAGTTCCAGGTCAAGACCGGAGGCTATTCGGTGGAGTTCGGGCGCAGCACCGGTGGCGTCATCAACGCCGTCACCCGCTCGGGCAGCAACGACTTCAAGGCCGGTGCCGAGCTGGTGTTCGAACCCCGCGCGTGGCAGTCGCAGGCCCGCGACCGCTATGACGGCCAAGGCAGCCGTTACATCACCGCCAGCCGCGACGACTACAGCCGCAGTGCGCTCAACGTGTTCGCCTCCGGTGCCCTGGTCCAGGACCGGCTGTTCTTCTTCGGCATGTACGAGGCCCGTGACTACCGGCCAACCTCGACCAACGATGCCGGTACGCGCCTGAGCCAGGGCAAGGCCGATGACCCGTTCTGGGGCGGCAAGATCGACTGGCAGATCACTGACAACCAGATGCTGTCGCTGTTCGGCTT harbors:
- a CDS encoding SH3 domain-containing protein, encoding MILASREPRRQWPRRLTLALCLFAAPAFVQAAAPDPGAPLPYVIGLHEAYLTPDYWAARLDDADAPILDRAQIQAQNARMRAEDAHIQDIAALPAQLDAAQVRSSITALSSWPTRTLYNAKGQAIAPAVRKAIEANLGLDAIPAQVAPDYGLVVKRAALRTFPTRERVFSTVGDTDIDRFQESALFPGDKVAVVHRSSDGRWLFVHSERYSAWIETDAVATGDKTSVLGYGSAGPYRIVTGATAHTVYTPEEPRVSRLQLDMGVRLPVLADWPAATPVNGQQAHASWVVQLPVREADGRLKLVPALLPRSQDTAADYLPLTPRRLLQQAFKFLGERYGWGHDYDTRDCSGFVSEIYRSFGVLLPRNTSAQAISPALDRLPFTSRDGKAARERAVTGLQVGDLVYIPGHVMMAIGHVDGRTWVIHDTAGGSWFGADGTRVQAHLNGVSVTPLEPMMASDTVRYIDRITNIQRLRAKTPE
- a CDS encoding L,D-transpeptidase family protein produces the protein MLPLLRTALAVTALATALPAGALSLLPPMARSLQAIVVVTDSWDATQGRLQAYERRSSDDTWRPHGPAFTVAVGREGSAWGVGRASLHNQGPQKTEGDGRSPAGVFDIGPAFGYAPTIASAMPYLPMTASHYCMDVPASRYYNRIVDAADVGTAAVEGSTEPMRLDLHNKGDVRYREGFVIEHNSSRRPGKGSCIFAHLWRKPGEATAGCTAMEPRHMTALLAWLKPDTRAVFVLLPKTEYDNLQGPWQLPALTGALR
- a CDS encoding dipeptide epimerase; translation: MKITAIELGMLRVPLKTPFKTALRTVETVEDVVVLIRTDSGHTGYGEAPATAVITGDTHGSIIEAIRHFIAPRLIGQDVANLNRLCGLVQTSMERNTSAKAAVEIALYDLWAQLHGAPLYQMLGGGDPVITTDITISVDYIDKMVADSLSAIERGFESLKIKVGKDIGLDIERVKAIHAAVEGRALLRLDANQGWTAKQAVHAMRTLEDAGVVLELLEQPVKAADISGLKYVTDRVNTPVMADESVFSPSQVMDLIQQRAADIINIKLMKTGGLSNAIRIADIAGIYGVPCMIGCMIESSISVAAAVHLAVARSDVITKVDLDGPSLGQFDPVSGGVNFNESEITISDAPGLGITEVRGLEMITPPRW
- a CDS encoding transglutaminase-like domain-containing protein, translating into MDPAVRKPRLPAAAGLCAALLLWASATHAADARDSRQLQVIDLIDSGRFSDAQALLATGRDAAEDAFQRERMRRIRLDFSLDEAAAKAAVRRWIPDLTDEEFARWDQLGLIEHLDIDGRRAYFKRAPSNLFLLSDEARARRRADAPMPSPGPNEVLNAHHARVVAAAGQSGQGSVLPQRIAFTQSLTVKADAVPAGETVRAWIPYPREIPGQQERVQWLGSTPDKARVAPAGTLQRTAYLEAKAVAGQPTRFEIRYAVTLSARHTAIDPARVQPTPADAALQPYLGEQLPHVRFTPALKLFSDQVLQGETRPYEIVRRLFAAVDRIPWAGAREYSTLSNISDYALRAGHADCGQQTLLLIALLRMNGIPARWQSGMVFSDDGSGYNNLHDWGQVYLAPYGWLPMDVTTGALASDVPALRDFYLGGLDGYRIAFNDDFGQPFVPAKQHFRSETVDSQRGEAEWAGGNLYFDQWSYDFQWQVLPAGQR
- a CDS encoding APC family permease, whose protein sequence is MSAPDEPQLQRAVSRWQIVGLSINDVIGSGIYLLPAATVALLGPFSLWGVVAAGIVVALLVLCYAQAASYFDEPGGSYLYAREAFGRFAGFEIGWMIWLTRISSAAALSNALADAVARFWPWAGAGTGRLAVIVLSLGFLTGVNIIGVRSAARTGIVLVIGKMLPLLLFVAIGAFYIDPQLAFSGQRPDPHDLQRMGEAALLLLYAYAGFENIPAAAGEYRNPRRDIPFALITMIITVTVIYGAVQVVAQGTLAGLASSPTPLADAAAGFGGEALALILTVGATISILGTNSNTMMMGPRFLFALARDGYGPKILAQVHPRFRTPAAAIFCQGLIALGLALSGSFVQLALLSMTTRLFAYIGTAAAVLVLAKRYADRPGALKLPGGPLIPVLALLLCLALFASASWQNIAAALVAFAIGAVIYKLPRKDVGA
- the yiaA gene encoding inner membrane protein YiaA; translation: MHTVPTHKPSPAFVAASWVALLLGAVAYLIGLFNAEMALNEKGYYLALLLYGLFAAVSLQKSVRDRVEGIPVSGLYYALCWFALLSALLLLLVGLWNATLLLSEKGFYAMAFALALFGAVAVQKNTRDLIAANGGNPRGQAVPPLPEHD
- a CDS encoding MurR/RpiR family transcriptional regulator encodes the protein MPPLVKIRSERGQMSAIERRIADFILDNAHLLRDYSSQQLASALGISQSSVVKFSQKLGFKGYPDLKYSIGQDVARAGHDPQARPPSPSADDYADIAGRLRLSRAAAEEETSLANAQADVEAIVRLLDRAPKVFVYGLGDDGLYAREFAMRLSLLGMLTVHHADPILMMANLSAARAGDAMLVFSEFGKLPQLFQLSRQFQDVGGKVVSITRHTANPLRAHADQSLVVCAHDPAPHVAQLLYRASLQSLLDFVFVLLCHANPDRHRQLGVNLERIEHLIDA